A genome region from Anaerolineae bacterium includes the following:
- the mraZ gene encoding division/cell wall cluster transcriptional repressor MraZ — protein sequence MFLGQYRHRVDEKMRVALPARFREEFRNGAVVTRGPDRCLWVFTQEKWAQLAANFEEDVKMSTKDGRLASRFFFSSASDDLPDQQGRIRLPDHLSQYAGIEPKSEVVVVGLNSRVEIWSAQRWEEQEALMEQDPEGLIERISSLGRL from the coding sequence ATGTTCCTCGGCCAGTACCGGCATCGCGTCGACGAGAAAATGCGGGTGGCACTGCCGGCCCGTTTCCGGGAGGAGTTCCGCAACGGAGCGGTGGTGACCCGTGGGCCGGACCGCTGTCTGTGGGTCTTCACGCAGGAGAAATGGGCTCAGCTTGCCGCGAACTTCGAGGAAGACGTGAAGATGTCCACCAAGGACGGCCGGCTGGCCAGCCGCTTTTTCTTCTCCAGCGCATCCGATGATTTGCCCGACCAGCAGGGGAGGATCCGCCTCCCCGACCATCTCTCCCAATATGCCGGCATCGAACCCAAATCCGAAGTCGTGGTGGTGGGGCTGAATTCACGGGTGGAGATCTGGAGCGCACAGCGATGGGAGGAACAGGAAGCGCTGATGGAGCAGGACCCCGAAGGGCTGATCGAGAGGATATCCAGCCTGGGGAGGCTCTAA
- the rsmH gene encoding 16S rRNA (cytosine(1402)-N(4))-methyltransferase RsmH, giving the protein MGGTGSADGAGPRRADREDIQPGEALSPIVPASHVPVLCAEVIQALAPRSGGRYIDCTVGQGGHARAILEHSSPDGRLLGLDADPQAIAVAGQNLAPWRERVILVHSNFVHVASIAYAYQFAPVDGILLDLGWSSAQVEDPARGFSFMVDGPLDMRYDPSGGITAADLVNSLSERELADLLWEYGEERYARRIARAIVAHRPITRTRELAELIERTVGRREKIHPATRTFQALRIRVNDELGVLQRTLEQLPDLLAPGGVLVVITFHSLEDRIVKQFMQREASACICPPEAPICTCGHVPRLELMYRKPVVPTPAEVAANPRARSAKLRAARRLPPDGALRSPSGRSTV; this is encoded by the coding sequence ATGGGAGGAACAGGAAGCGCTGATGGAGCAGGACCCCGAAGGGCTGATCGAGAGGATATCCAGCCTGGGGAGGCTCTAAGTCCAATAGTCCCCGCCTCTCATGTACCGGTATTATGCGCCGAGGTCATCCAGGCGCTCGCCCCCCGGTCAGGCGGCCGTTATATTGACTGCACGGTAGGACAAGGCGGTCACGCCCGAGCAATTCTGGAGCATTCCTCTCCAGACGGGCGGTTACTGGGATTGGATGCAGACCCACAGGCAATAGCGGTTGCCGGCCAGAACCTCGCCCCCTGGCGCGAACGGGTCATTCTGGTACATAGCAATTTTGTACATGTGGCTTCGATTGCCTATGCCTATCAATTTGCACCGGTGGATGGCATCCTGTTGGACCTGGGATGGTCCAGCGCGCAGGTCGAGGACCCGGCGCGCGGCTTCTCGTTCATGGTGGATGGCCCGCTGGACATGCGCTATGACCCATCGGGCGGCATCACCGCCGCCGACCTGGTGAACTCATTGAGCGAGCGGGAGCTGGCGGATTTGCTGTGGGAATACGGTGAAGAGCGGTATGCGCGGCGGATCGCACGAGCCATCGTGGCGCATCGGCCGATCACGCGCACCCGCGAGCTGGCGGAATTGATCGAGCGGACGGTAGGCCGGCGGGAAAAGATCCATCCGGCCACGCGCACGTTCCAGGCCCTGCGCATCCGGGTCAACGACGAGCTGGGGGTGCTCCAGCGCACGCTCGAGCAACTGCCTGATTTGCTGGCGCCGGGGGGTGTGCTGGTGGTCATCACCTTCCATTCCCTGGAGGACCGTATTGTCAAGCAGTTCATGCAAAGAGAAGCGTCAGCGTGCATCTGTCCGCCGGAGGCCCCGATCTGCACGTGTGGACATGTGCCCCGGCTGGAATTGATGTACCGTAAGCCGGTCGTGCCGACGCCGGCGGAGGTGGCGGCCAATCCTCGGGCGCGCAGTGCGAAACTGCGGGCGGCGCGCCGATTGCCACCTGATGGTGCCCTGCGTTCTCCGAGCGGGCGCAGTACGGTGTGA